The following are encoded together in the Cloacibacillus sp. genome:
- a CDS encoding GntR family transcriptional regulator, whose translation MNTNNPFSSLSQYAPSAAFNTSVETLVLQTLRSAITQGAFYPGQEIDEAAIADGLQISKMPVRQAIAALEVEGLVTKVPRKKVYVTSLDSHDIEEIYTTRIALEEVAIRAAVKKATEKDYELLEKNLAIPLSQMDGYVGFLEVDKEFHSLLYAPSGWQRVMKYLQQLRNNTAMYRILREPLPPEKLQLSLQEHREIYDAYRNADEDMAAKLLREHTLRTVPSLHDIDRANEAVPQK comes from the coding sequence ATGAACACCAATAATCCGTTTAGCTCGTTAAGCCAATATGCGCCCAGCGCCGCTTTTAATACCAGCGTCGAGACTTTGGTACTGCAGACGCTGCGCTCCGCGATTACGCAGGGAGCGTTTTATCCTGGACAGGAAATAGACGAGGCCGCGATCGCCGACGGCCTTCAAATCAGCAAGATGCCGGTGAGACAGGCGATCGCCGCTTTGGAGGTCGAGGGGCTGGTCACGAAGGTCCCGCGAAAAAAGGTCTATGTCACCAGCCTTGACAGCCATGATATAGAAGAGATATACACCACCAGGATTGCCCTCGAGGAGGTGGCGATCAGGGCGGCGGTGAAGAAGGCCACGGAAAAGGACTATGAGCTGCTGGAAAAGAATCTCGCCATCCCGCTATCGCAGATGGACGGCTACGTGGGCTTTCTCGAGGTCGACAAAGAATTTCATTCATTGCTCTACGCCCCGTCCGGCTGGCAGCGTGTTATGAAATATTTGCAGCAGCTGCGCAACAATACCGCTATGTATAGGATTTTAAGAGAACCACTGCCGCCGGAAAAGCTTCAGCTTTCACTCCAGGAACACCGGGAGATATATGACGCCTACCGCAACGCGGACGAGGATATGGCGGCCAAGCTTTTGAGAGAACACACATTAAGGACCGTTCCGAGTCTGCACGACATCGACAGGGCAAACGAGGCGGTCCCGCAGAAATAA
- a CDS encoding tripartite tricarboxylate transporter TctB family protein, translating to MSGARSYKEDLAAGLVCFAGGLVFYINVHFQEMIKFDLLGSKFFPKLACAGIMFFGGILALQSISRIRGLKAEKETEAAPEGKSFFNKRKLLFVAYSIIYFAALEFSVGFLYATPVYMFLNMLLLDAAKSSASKMARYIVFSVVVTAAAYLFFNRVLYLLLP from the coding sequence ATGAGCGGCGCAAGAAGCTATAAGGAAGATCTCGCGGCGGGGCTGGTATGTTTTGCCGGTGGTCTGGTGTTTTATATTAATGTGCACTTCCAGGAGATGATAAAGTTTGACCTGCTGGGCTCAAAATTTTTCCCGAAGCTGGCATGTGCGGGAATAATGTTTTTTGGCGGTATCCTTGCCTTACAGTCGATCTCCAGAATAAGGGGCTTAAAAGCGGAGAAGGAAACGGAAGCCGCTCCCGAGGGTAAAAGCTTTTTCAATAAAAGGAAGCTCCTCTTTGTCGCCTACTCAATTATCTATTTCGCCGCGTTGGAATTTTCCGTTGGGTTCCTCTATGCGACTCCGGTATATATGTTTCTGAACATGCTGCTTTTGGACGCGGCAAAATCGTCGGCGTCAAAGATGGCGAGATATATTGTCTTTTCCGTTGTGGTGACCGCGGCGGCCTACCTCTTCTTCAACAGAGTTCTCTACCTACTTCTTCCGTAA